The genomic interval ATCTCAAGTtcacaataaaacaaaaataacctTAACCGTGACACCAAAATTTATCagcaattaaaatttgtttataaaacaaattaaactaaattacaATATATAGTCAAACGTTATTGTTGAAAGCAAAGGTGagttttcatttaaaatcttatattttttacttatagaTACACAAAAATAGCACATGGGGCGTGACTCGAGTTTTGAAGTATAAATTTCAAACAAGATCACTTAattagggtgcatttgattgcaagcatggaatttggatgaaaaaaaaatattttctaggcaattgaattgcctaaaattaaattctagaaaaaaatattaattgaacgTGTTTGATTGTCTTAATTTTTTGCCTAAAAATTGTTATGCTTTTCtaacttttgatattttattgtaattattttttatgaaaataatcacatacacatataaataatcgataatcaaatacaaaaattaataatcaactacataaaataattaaatatacacatattcaaaaaataaatcaaatatacatacacaaaataatcaaaataacccaCTTGCCCAACAACTTTAGCTAGAGTCGCCGTCGCTTGCCCACTGCCATTGGCTGTGACGTCGCCCATACCCATCGTCGTTGTCGCCATGGCCGTTCAACCACTATTATCGCCGGTGACATCGCCAACTACCATTGTTGCCCACTACTATCGCCCATGCCGCTACCATTGCCACCCACTGCCATCACCATCGCCGCTGCCATTGCTAACCACTACCATCACCACCCACTGCAATCGCCCCTACCTACTACCATCACCGATGGTCGTTGCAACCGCCGGTAGTGAAAGAGGAAGGCCAAAGTGGTTTTCTATTTCCATGGAAATCAAATCTAGCCCCCCcttgagaaaataaattctagcaAAAGTGGGAAAAGAGGGTCCAGTGATCAAAagattaaaatcattttttatgaaaattttaggtaatcaaacacattaaaatctaaaatttggACGAAAAATGTGGCCAATCAAATAGGGCCTTAAAGTTTTgccataaaaaaattctaacaaaaagattttgatacttaaatcaTCTTACCATTTATTTAGGTATATATCTAATTTCCTTGTATATAAAGTTATTAGATATCTattggaaaatttgaaaattttgtatatttacatatctaaattgataaatgggtgaataaaaaattaattgaaaaatagtttGAGACATGTGtattgtaatatataatttatattattgtaaaagtaaaagaaaagaaaaaaatacaaaagatgtATTATGCATTGAATTATGAGGGTCTGTGCACTTTACGAAGCAACTAACTAATTAATAATGTTATGAAACTATGTAATtactatttgattaatataatataagatattatattatataaagagagataaaattatatattatattatattataatttttaagggAAGCAGCCACCTACATCAGTAGCCGGCTCCCcatcttcttcattcttttcccttattttcttcttttgttctttttctttctcctctataaatagagagttttttctttaaaaataataagagaattctaaaagaattattctataaaattctcatttttttctaattttaatagTGTTCAACTAGTGTTCTAATTTATTGTTATGTTTTGAAgtttatactaattttttagTTTGTAAATCAATGTACCCCGTGAAATAGAAGCCAATTAACCtctaatactttaagtgaggtgaccaatttattttaagggaACTGTGTATTATACATGTTTCGATTTTATTATCCATTTATATATTgttgtacttttatttttcttgcccagtattatattattttaatatttatatattgctTGTTTAAatatagtattataataattatattttcaaataataattattatttgactaaaatataattattttattatgcttggTTAACTATAtcttcatttgttttgttttgttttcggaccaaaatataattttttttttcattttcaaatcaataaaaaattcttttataaaattttaaaattagatcaAAATTCCATATTCCCAAGAATATAAAGTTTTATGGTACAAGAAGTATGCAAGAAATCCTTATTCCTTGCATGGCGAGATTCGAAACATGCTCTTCCTCTGTGTGAAGGTGGATGAGGTGCGCATGTACTTTAGTTTgatgtttgatttgattaattgttgttaattaTGAAGAATAGACGGTGGCAATATTAATGATGTGTTTTAGGATGCGATGCGATGCCTGCCTTGGGGTTTTGTTCGTCTTTGGTGAGCATGCGATGCGATGCGATGCGATGCCATTGCCACAGTGCAATTGTGAATCATATCTATGTTATTTTATTGGCTCTCCTTCCTGCCTTTTGGTTTACACCTCGAGTCTAGCTTGCTTTTCCGCTTTGCTTTTGAGGTTTGAGCGTGTCATTTGAAGCACAGCCAAAGCAAgcaactaatatatatattctaaattctctctctctctctctctctctctctctctgtatatatatatatatatatatctgtacaGCAGTAACCAACAACCCAGCACAACACTCGCCACAACTTTCTCAATTATTGTCGCAACACAAAACAAGCTGGATTGATCATTGATTACAGCTGCTTTGCTTCAGTGTTATGGGGCTTATAAAAGTCAAAAGACTAATATGTTTGGATTGAGAAATTAGAGACTAAGATTACGTTTGCCTTTTCAGGCACTATTTagatgttttcttattttattttaagctATTGATCCATTCATTACCTTAATTATGTTCATTAATTATTGACATCATATAGTGttggttattaatttatttagggTCTTTTTAATTACTATTATCCACCTGTAAGTTGGTGTCTCTTATCTTTGACTAATTTTGGATTTGCTCTTATATAGGGGGAAGATATTGCTCAAGCCTACTTAGCATTTTTGGGATTGTTTTGTACGTTGTGGACGATGTTTTTTAGTTTGCAATTGTCTTCCATTTGTTGTATGGAAACATTATGGAATCCTTCGCTCTATGTATTTGTCTATTAATGATGCATAATTTATATCACATCAATATATTTAACTACGACCTATACTTGTCATGAGTTAGTTTGATGAAGTTGATGACTACGGAATGGTTTTGAAAGGAATGGCAATGAAGTGGCTAGTTCTTCCATTTCATGGCATATTTGGTATGGGTAGGAATAGAATTTCATTCTATTTTCATGTTTGGTATGCCTTAATTTTGATAGaattaaatgaaacaaataatTAGTTGACTAGAATGTCGTTTTatgttaaacaaaattttaaaaaaaaatctaataaaaatatatcttggAAAAAATATTTCCATTTTTGAGCTAAAtgcattaaataaaaataaaaatttaattaattaaaaaaacttttgagtggaaaatacataaataatattcaagtaagatttaaaaataacaaatattaattcaaaatatccATGTAATTATATCGAAGGCATGCATGATTTATATATGGGGACAAACACCAGTGGTTTTCAAGAGAAGAGACAGAAAATTGTGGTGGTTTTTGGTCATATCTGCGACAGAGGAAGCGGATTGTTGCGGTGGGAAGCAAATCGCGGTGGTTTTGGTCAAATCCATGACGAGGGAGGCAGATGGTCGGGGCAAGAAAGAGGGAAGTATAGATATATTGCAGTGGTAAGTGATAATTGTTGTCAAGTAAGATGACTTGCATATAGTCAATAGTCATGTAGGATTCCCTTTCTAACCAATAAGGTGAGCGATAGGAAAATACTTGTAAAGTAGTGTAGACAATAGGGTTGGTGATCTCAAGGCTTTGAATTTGAGTTTTGTGACTTATTTATGAATTTGaagtttatataataatatacaacTGAAATAATCATTTAATGTTCATGCATTTATAAATgatttaatacaatatttaaGAAGAACATATAATTAAGAAACATAGTTTTTAAGGACAGCTCAAATGAAATCATGAATtctaatataaatgataaaaaaaatattgaatttttaactttatttgaaatttaaaaataaatttttaatttttgtaactcacatattgaacatattttttggtttaattgtAGAATGtcattatcttatttttaatcactaaaaatgttgacaccAAGAATAATTGGCTAGGTGATGAGGcgacaagagaaagaaaaatatgagagaATATTAAATGAAAGAGTTGACAAAAAAACTAGTCACCATCGAttgtcaaaaaagaaaaggtttaGGGATGGAACCCCAATCGATAAGGTTTGTTGGTGAGGGGTTAGAGCTATGATGGAATGGAGAGAGTTTAGTGAAGGGGATAGTCATTGGTTAGAGCTAATGATGTTGGTGGTGGCGACAGGTAGCAATGGAGACACGTAATGGTGACATCACAATTGAGgataaagagagaatgagaaataaaaagagaattCGTAAGAAAAAAAAGGGTGTTATTGGTGATGGAAGTGAGCATGGCAGTGGTTAGTTGGTGTTGCAGGGAGACAACTTATGATGACTCTTTGTGCCAACAATGAgtgagaaaaatagagaatgtATTAGGTTTCTTCCCTATAAGAGTTGATAAAGAGATAACTACATATATTTTGGTAATCTTTGATTAGGACTTTGCTTATATCAAAGTACAGTAATGGTGAGAATTTCCTTCTAATAGCAATTCTAACAAGAGCTATATATGATTATTGTCTTTTTTAGTTCTCTCTTCTCCCGTTTTCATTAATAAGATAACGaaggtaaaagaaaaaaggaagataaGGCTTGCGCTTGCTTATAAACTTCTTTTCTAGTGGAGGTGAAAGCTTTTCAAAGAGCTATGCTAAAGCCCTCGCTAAACTAGCTTTAGACTAAGCAAAAGAGTACGCAAATGAATGGGAGTTCACTCTTTTCTTTATATTGATTAAGTTCTAGTCTCAATATACTGAGCCGTGATACAAAACCATCCATATTTCTAGATAATGAGACTAAATAGTGAACTCTAAACTAAAATCACATCATTTTCAAACCCCTTGAGCACTAACTTTCTTAGAGAAGGTAAcccataattattttctttagtcCATAAGgatatttatgataaaaaaaaaaaaaattgagataatgATTACAAGTTATTAAAAACTCACTCTTAGTGAGGATCATATATTAtatcatcatctaatttgacttggagaaataaattaaaattatcccAATTCAAAAGTCAAGCTTAAATCcttaaaaagattttatttagTGGCCTAGAGATTGATTTAAATGGCCTAGCTAGAGATTGACTTAGGGATGAAATTAACTTTTGCTTTTACCTTCCTTGTGTGAAATTGGATTGAAAGAGTGAACTTTAATTCTAGGTTTTGCTCGCTTGAAcgttaattttgataattttgtaacTATAATCAAGCAATTAATCTTCATCCAATTGAGTTGTGATTTTGAAGAATTGTTTTAGTTAGTTAttctaagtaaaattttataCGGTGGATCGATGTTTCTATTCAAATTTTTGTGATATCATCAATTTTTTAGCCAATTAAACGAGATTGTTCCACTTCTAATCTACCttgaatttcttttacattCATTGTGAGACTataaaaagttttatttaattcttgttaGGTTATTTTGAACATAACTTCTTATGGTTAATTCTTGATAATAGATTTTGATCGAAACTTCATCCCATAATTTTTCCCATGATTTTAAACAGTTTTGcacattaaatttttgtgttcttAGGTATTATTGTTTAGTTTCAGTCtgttttttttaactatattatcATTATCTAGTGATTTATTATATTGCCACAAGTGAGaagggttttatttttgatttttttttattcccaACAGAGTGAATGTCAGAGTGAGTCAGAAGGAGACCAGAGGTTGATGGTGGAGTTAAGGTGGTTTTAGGGGAGAAAAGAGAGACGATATCTAAACACTAGCTTCGATTCAATAGACGGCAAGAGCGAGCAAATGGGGGGGGGGAAGAGCCAGTGTTGCAGACCGACCACCACCCTCACCAATAGATCAATCCCATCATTGACAGTCCTCCTcctcccccccctctctctctctctctctctcagtcaTGGCAAGAGGAAGATGATGAGGTGGCAAGGAATAGCCTccagtttataaattattttgggccCGTTATCATGTTAAGGGAATAGCTTAATGAAGCTTGACGATATTCtacaattaaaatgaaaaaaaaaaaaaaacattaagcTACAACTATAAATGCGTGGATTGTAAAACTTAAACGTTccctttaaattaaaacaaaaccataacTTAAGAACttcttatttgttaattatttacaGCCTTTTCTTTTTCGTTAAATGATAAATGAACCTATATATAAAGGGTAGATAACTATGATTAACTTTGGGACATGAACCAATCTGTACAACGGAAGTGGACCCACAAAGCTACTATTTTCAGATAActattgaaattaaataaattggtATCGTAGCACTAAAAGACTGGCAGTCATTTGATAATTGCAAGATAACCCAAATTAAGACGCTtatttctcattcttttttGGGTGTACTAATTAATGATTATCTCTTGCACACATGGTAAGTAGTTGGACCCAactgtttattttgtttaaattcattttggttGACCaactttatttatatgtttctttaattttggGGCTGCATGTGATGTGGTTATGATCAATAATTTTAGTATTATCTATTACTTAGAATTATTAGATGAGCCAAGGGTGCAAGCAAGGGATTGGATTAGCATGAACGAACCAAGCAAGCCAACCCTACCCATCTAGTtagtgttttgtttttttttaataagtgaGAGCttacaattattatatttttaaatttatacacactaatctaataaataaaatatatatatatatatacatatatgtaaatttggtattgaaaaaaaaaatataaaaagaaaatgattgtAACATAATTTGTTGCTAATCCGGGGGATGGAATGTATCTTGAAGAGCAATAATTATAGAGAACGGAAATCCAAATCCTAGTAGAATAgaatcattaaataaataaataatgaagcATATGATATGGTGcgtatagaaataaaataagaaattaaaaaaaagtcaagatTTGATTGGAGTACAGTTAGGCAGCAGAGGATTTGGCGCCACAAAGAAAGCAATGGAAAAAGTAAGATTAGATTAGTACCTAAGCATGTTAGGCTATTGGTCCCCCATGCATGCCATTCCCATGAATAGACCACCTCACACATGTTGTCACCATTATCAAAATTTAGGACAGAGAAACCCATTTCGCAAAATTTTATTGCCAAATAAACATCCGTTATAATgacattattataatattttttttatggaaaaaaaatcacaattatTCAAATGCATATATTAAGAcaaaaacattatatatatgtacgtatatGAATTTACGAAAACGTCAAATcaaattatatgtattattatttaattttagaataatatatatGGCAGAATCAAATTCTATtatgttgcatatatatatatatataagcaattctttaaataatctAGTGCTTGCTGATCTTTCGTagttttagtaattaaatttaaaacaaggcaTCGTCTTCTACTAAACTTTCTCATTACaagtgaaatgaaaaaaaaaaaaaaagggaaaaaacaaACCCTAGCCGCCGACCTTCCCCTAACCATGGCGGACCACACCACCCACTACTAGAGCTTCAACCGTCGTGATATAGGACCGCCGCATCTCCCTTTTTATGTGGCGCCGTGTCCACGGCAACGTCACGTCGCCGGTTGGGACACCCAGCTCTCTATCTTATCTCTTTAGTTTCTCGTTTAGCAGCTGAGAAAACGCCATCcgtatattttctttcttccatggCCGGCCAAAATTGAGCGCGCACACAGATTCTTAACATGAAATAGCAGATGAAGAAAGGCCAAAAAGATTGACCAAATTACatgaggagaaaagagagaaaaaattaacatttccATGTCTATATATCCAAGCATATATATTAAGAACTGATTACGGGAAGAAGGTTTTCTGATCTAAGGTCACAATCCCTTTGGATCATGTCGAGATTTTCCTGGTAAAAATTTTTATCCGGGAAAGGAATACATCGAATTTGGGTCTCACTCCTCGTCGGAGTCCTCCGGGTTTGGGTATTCGTTCAAGTCGGGCTTGACGGAGACGCGGCCGGAGTTCGATTTGGAGTCTGCGCCGGAGCCGTGGGGGAGGGGCAGAGCGCCGGTTTCGAGGGCGTCGACTCGGGCGCCGACTTCGGTGGCTTTCTTGCGTATGGAGTCAGCGGTCATGTCGCGGGGTTCGTCCTCCTCGGCGATATATTCGGGGAAGTTGAGCCTGGCGGAGCGGCCGCGGAGATAGAAGACGGCGGTGTCGTAGGCGCGCGCCGCCGCGATGGGGGTGGAGTAGGAGCCTAGCCAAATCCGGGAGCGCTTGTTGGGTTCCCGGATCTCGGCGACCCACTTGCCCCACTTCCTCATCCTGATTCCCCGGTAGGGCTTCTCTAGCTGGTTCTGGCGCTGCCGGCGGTGGTGCTGCCTTTCGGCGCCGGCGCTGGTGCTGGTGCTGGTGCTTGAACTTGAACAACACTCTCCGGCTTCCATTGGAGAGAGCTCTGAGCTCTTCTTCCGGCCTCCAAAAGACATAATT from Diospyros lotus cultivar Yz01 chromosome 8, ASM1463336v1, whole genome shotgun sequence carries:
- the LOC127807241 gene encoding ethylene-responsive transcription factor RAP2-1-like — protein: MSFGGRKKSSELSPMEAGECCSSSSTSTSTSAGAERQHHRRQRQNQLEKPYRGIRMRKWGKWVAEIREPNKRSRIWLGSYSTPIAAARAYDTAVFYLRGRSARLNFPEYIAEEDEPRDMTADSIRKKATEVGARVDALETGALPLPHGSGADSKSNSGRVSVKPDLNEYPNPEDSDEE